The DNA window CGGGACCGGCCGGGGCCTCTACTCCTCGGCCGGCCGGGCCTCCTACTCCTCCGTCGGCCTCTGCAGCCGCGCCACGCTGCGCTGTCCCGGGGGGTAACCCCCGGACCCCCAGCCGGGTCGGGCCGGCCGGGCCTCCTACTCCTCCGTCGGCCTCCGCAGCCGCGCCACGAACTTGTACCGGTCGCCGCGGTAGACCGACCTGACCCACTCCACCGGCTCCCCCTGGGCGTCCAGGGAGTGGCGGGAGAGCATCAGCATCGGCAGGCCCACGTCCGTGCCCAGCAGGCCCGCCTCGCGCGGCGTGGCCAGGGACGTCTCGATGGTCTCCTCCGCCTCGGCCAGCCGGACGTCGTAGACCTCGGCGAGCGCGGTGTACAGCGAGGTGTACTTCACGAGGCTGCGCCGCAGCGCCGGGAACCGCTTGGCCGACAGGTGGGTCGTCTCGATCGCCATCGGCTCGCCGCTGGCGAGCCGCAGCCGCTCGATGCGCAGGACGCGGCCGCCCGTCGCGATGTCCAGCAGCTTGGAGAGCCGGTCGTCGGCGGTGACGTAGCCGATGTCCAGGAGCTGGGAGGTCGGCTCCAGGCCCTGGGCGCGCATGTCCTCCGTATAGGAGGTCAGTTGCAGCGCCTGCGAGACCTTGGGCTTCGCGACGAACGTCCCCTTGCCCTGGATGCGCTCCAGCCGCCCCTCCACGACCAGTTCCTGCAGCGCCTGGCGGACGGTCGTGCGGGAGGTGTCGAACTCCGCGGCCAGGGTCCGCTCCGGCGGCACGGGAGTGCCGGGAGGCATGGTTTCGGTCATGTCCAGCAAATGGCGTTTGAGGCGGTAGTACTTGGGAACGCGCGCGGTCCGCGCGCCGCCCGACGCGCTGCCGCCCTCGGCCGTACCACCGTCGGTCGCCATCGTCCGCCTTCCCGACTCCGATCCTGCTGCTGTCACCGGCTCCTCCGTCTGTCGCGGTCACATGGTGGCACGGGCAGAGCCCGAGGGGCCCGGAGACGCCCAGGTCGACCTCGAGGTGTCGGTCCGGTAACGGAGCCGACAGCGACTCTTATACACCCTTGACACCCCAAAAGGTCTAGGCCAAGCTGCGGGCACTGGTCTAAACCATTAAAGACCACATTCGGTCCTTGAGGAGAGTGCTGTGAAGCGAGGGCTCATAGCGGCGACGGGTGTCGCGGCCATGTTGGTGAGTGTTGCTGCCTGTGGGTCCAGCGACGGTGACAAGGGATCGGGTGACGGGGGCAAGGCCAAGAGCCTGACCGTCTGGTTCATGGATGGCTCGAACCCGCCGGGCTGGACCAAGTCCGTCCAGGCCGAGTTCGAACAGAAGACCGGCGCCAAGCTGGACGTCCAGGTCCAGAAGTGGGACGGCATCCAGCAGAAGCTGACCACGGCCCTCTCCGAGTCCAGCCCGCCGGACGTGGTCGAGGTCGGCAACACCCAGACCCCCTCCTACGCGCAGACCGGTGGCCTCGCCGACCTCGGGGACCTGAAGAAGGAGATCGGCGCCGACTGGTCCGAGTCCCTCAACAAGCCCTCGGTCTTCGAGGGCAAGCAGTACGCCGCGCCGTGGTACGCCGCGAGCCGCGTCGTCATCTACAACAAGAAGGTCTGGGCCGACGCGGGCGTCACCGAGGTCCCCAAGACCCGCGCCGACTTCTTCAAGGCCCTGGAGGCCATCCAGAAGAAGGGCGAGGCGGAGCCGCTCTACCTGCCCGGCCAGAACTGGTACTTCTTCGACGGCCTGACCATCGGCACCGGTGCGGACCTGGTGAAGAAGGACGGCAAGAAGTGGGTGTCCAACCTCGCCGACCCCAAGGTCGCCAAGGCCATGGAGATCTACAAGCAGTACCAGGCCTTCAGCAAGGCCCCCAAGGACAAGGACGAGGCCACCCCGCAGCAGGCCGACGTCTTCGCCAAAGGCAGGACCGGCGCCTTCATCGGCATGGGCTGGGAGGCGGGCACCGCCATCAAGGCCAACCCGGCCATCGAGAAGGACCTCGGCTACTTCACCATCCCCGGTGAGACGGCCGGCAAGCCCGAGGGCGTCTTCCTCGGCGGCTCCAACCTCGCCGTGGCCGCGGGCAGCAAGAAGCAGGAGCTCGCCAAGGAGTTCCTGAAGATCGCACTGTCCGACAAGAACGAGGGCGCGCTGGCCAAGGAGGTCGGCTCGATCCCCAACAAGGAGTCCCTGCTGGCGCAGGTGAAGGGCAACCCGGCCGCCGAGGCCGCGGCCCCGGCCGCCAAGGGCGGCGGCACCACCCCGCTGATCCCCGAGTGGGCCGCGGTGGAGAACGCCCCGAACCCGATCAAGGCGTACATGACGGCCGTGCTCAACGGCAAGTCCCCCGAGGACGCCGCCAAGCAGGTCGAGGCGGACATCAACAAGCGCCTCAGCCAGAAGCAGTGACCCGACGGCCGGGCAGGGGGTCGTGAACCACGTCCCCCTGCCCGGCCGCGCACCAAAGCAATACCGTTCGACAGGGGAGAAGGCGGACGACGATGTCAGCGCAGATCGAAGAGGTGGCGGCCACCGGGCCCGCCTCCCGGACCGGCAAGGGCGCCGCCCCGCCGCCCCGCCGCGGACCCGGCCGGCTCGCCCGGGGCGCGCCGTATCTGCTGATCCTCCCCGCCGCCGCCGTCACGGTGCTGCTGCTCGGCTGGACGCTGCTGAAGAACGGCCTGCTGTCGTTCCAGAACCTCGGCCCGCGCCAGCTGATCCAGCACCTCACCGAGTGGACCGGAACGGACAACTACGCCGAGCAGCTCGGAAGTTCCGAGTTCTGGGGCGTCACCGGGCGCTCGGTGGTCTTCACCCTCGCCAACGTCGTCCTCATCATGGCGCTGGGCTGCTTCATCGGCCTGCTCCTCGCCCGCCTCGGCACCGCCCTGCGGCTGCTGCTCTCGGTCGGCCTCGTCCTCGCCTGGGCCATGCCCGTCGTGGCGGCGACCACCGTCTTCCAGTGGCTGTTCGACCAGCGCTTCGGCGTCGTCAACCACGTGCTGGACAAGCTCGGCTGGCACTCCATGGCCGGCTACAGCTGGACCAGCGGGCAGTTCTCCACCTTCTTCGTGATCACCGTGCTGATCGTCTGGCAGTCGGTGCCCTTCGTGGCCATCAACCTCTACGCGGCGACGACCACGATCCCCAAGGAGCTCTACGAGGCGGCCGCGCTGGACGGCGCGAACGCCCGGAAGCAGTTCACCTCGGTGACCTTCCCCTTCCTCAAGCCCTTCTTCCTGGCCACGACGTTCCTCGAAGTCATCTGGATCTTCAAGTCGTTCACCCAGGTGTTTGCGATCAATGAGGGCGGGCCGGACCGGCTCACGGAGACCCTGCCCGTCTACGCCTTCCAGGAAGGCTTCGGCAGCCAGCACTTCGGGATGGGCGCCGCCATCTCCATCCTGACCATCGTGATCCTGCTGGCCCTGACGGCGTACTACCTGCGCCTGGTGCTCAAGCAAGAGGAGGACGAGCTGTGAGGCGATCGACCCTGGGCCGGATCTGGCCGGGAGCGACCGCGGTCGTTCTCTTCCTCGCGTTCGTGTTCCCCGTCTACTGGATGTTCAGCACGGCCTTCAAGGCCAACAAGGACATCGT is part of the Streptomyces roseifaciens genome and encodes:
- a CDS encoding extracellular solute-binding protein, whose product is MKRGLIAATGVAAMLVSVAACGSSDGDKGSGDGGKAKSLTVWFMDGSNPPGWTKSVQAEFEQKTGAKLDVQVQKWDGIQQKLTTALSESSPPDVVEVGNTQTPSYAQTGGLADLGDLKKEIGADWSESLNKPSVFEGKQYAAPWYAASRVVIYNKKVWADAGVTEVPKTRADFFKALEAIQKKGEAEPLYLPGQNWYFFDGLTIGTGADLVKKDGKKWVSNLADPKVAKAMEIYKQYQAFSKAPKDKDEATPQQADVFAKGRTGAFIGMGWEAGTAIKANPAIEKDLGYFTIPGETAGKPEGVFLGGSNLAVAAGSKKQELAKEFLKIALSDKNEGALAKEVGSIPNKESLLAQVKGNPAAEAAAPAAKGGGTTPLIPEWAAVENAPNPIKAYMTAVLNGKSPEDAAKQVEADINKRLSQKQ
- a CDS encoding carbohydrate ABC transporter permease, with the translated sequence MSAQIEEVAATGPASRTGKGAAPPPRRGPGRLARGAPYLLILPAAAVTVLLLGWTLLKNGLLSFQNLGPRQLIQHLTEWTGTDNYAEQLGSSEFWGVTGRSVVFTLANVVLIMALGCFIGLLLARLGTALRLLLSVGLVLAWAMPVVAATTVFQWLFDQRFGVVNHVLDKLGWHSMAGYSWTSGQFSTFFVITVLIVWQSVPFVAINLYAATTTIPKELYEAAALDGANARKQFTSVTFPFLKPFFLATTFLEVIWIFKSFTQVFAINEGGPDRLTETLPVYAFQEGFGSQHFGMGAAISILTIVILLALTAYYLRLVLKQEEDEL
- a CDS encoding GntR family transcriptional regulator, with translation MATDGGTAEGGSASGGARTARVPKYYRLKRHLLDMTETMPPGTPVPPERTLAAEFDTSRTTVRQALQELVVEGRLERIQGKGTFVAKPKVSQALQLTSYTEDMRAQGLEPTSQLLDIGYVTADDRLSKLLDIATGGRVLRIERLRLASGEPMAIETTHLSAKRFPALRRSLVKYTSLYTALAEVYDVRLAEAEETIETSLATPREAGLLGTDVGLPMLMLSRHSLDAQGEPVEWVRSVYRGDRYKFVARLRRPTEE